Proteins found in one Drosophila busckii strain San Diego stock center, stock number 13000-0081.31 chromosome 2R, ASM1175060v1, whole genome shotgun sequence genomic segment:
- the LOC108595399 gene encoding probable U2 small nuclear ribonucleoprotein A': MVKLTPELINQSMQYINPCRERELDLRGYKIPQIENLGATLDQFDTIDLSDNDLRKLDNLPHLPRLKCLLLNNNRILRISDGLEEVVPSLSSIILTGNNLQELSDLEPLAGFKQLETICLLINPVSTKPNYREYMAYKFPQLRLLDFRKIKQKDRQAAQEFFRTKQGKDMLKEVAKRSKLNAAAALAAEATTGKVGGDSGRFANPDDMQRIREAIKRASSLAEVERLSQILQSGQLPEKFQHEISLNGHNGVTTDQVPVAMDY; encoded by the coding sequence ATGGTGAAACTAACTCCGGAATTAATAAACCAGTCGATGCAATACATAAATCCGTGCCGTGAGCGTGAACTCGATTTGCGCGGCTATAAAATTCCACAGATCGAAAATCTGGGCGCCACATTGGACCAGTTCGACACAATTGATCTGTCTGACAATGATCTACGTAAGCTGGACAATCTACCTCATTTGCCGCGGCTCAAGTGCTTATTGCTGAACAATAATCGCATTTTGCGCATAAGCGATGGACTTGAAGAAGTGGTACCGAGTCTCAGCTCCATTATACTGACCGGCAACAATCTGCAAGAGCTGAGCGATTTGGAGCCGCTTGCGGGTTTCAAGCAACTGGAAACAATTTGCCTGCTTATAAATCCGGTGTCCACCAAGCCAAACTATCGGGAGTACATGGCGTACAAGTTTCCACAGTTGCGTTTGCTTGATTTTCGCAAAATAAAGCAGAAAGACCGGCAGGCAGCACAAGAATTCTTTCGCACCAAACAGGGCAAGGACATGCTTAAGGAAGTAGCTAAAAGATCCAAATTGAatgcggcagcagcgctggctgcCGAAGCGACCACTGGCAAAGTTGGGGGCGATAGTGGTAGATTTGCCAATCCGGATGATATGCAGCGCATACGTGAAGCCATCAAGCGCGCCAGCTCGCTAGCTGAGGTTGAGCGACTGTCACAGATATTGCAAAGTGGACAATTACCCGAAAAGTTCCAGCATGAGATCAGTTTAAACGGTCACAATGGTGTCACCACCGATCAAGTACCAGTGGCCATGGATTATTAG
- the LOC108595400 gene encoding uncharacterized protein RAB5IF homolog — MTTKTSTIERNANGAVKSSSLREICARALTKSEKWDDKDEFLDVIYWSRQVFGIILGIIWGIVPLKGFLGLVLFAGISCGVVYLYAINFQNVDEDAYGGAWELVKEGFMTSFAGFLVTWIIFYTGLHYDTIMAAKAS; from the exons atgacCACAAAAACTAGCACAATTGAGCGCAATGCCAACGGCGCTGTCAAATCCAGCTCACTGCGAGAAATCTGCGCGCGCGCATTAACCAAATCGGAAAAATGGGATGACAAG GACGAGTTTCTGGATGTAATCTACTGGTCACGACAGGTATTTGGCATCATACTAGGAATCATCTGGGGCATAGTGCCGCTCAAGGGATTTCTGGGCCTAGTGCT ATTTGCCGGCATAAGCTGCGGTGTGGTCTACTTGTATGCCATCAACTTTCAAAATGTAGATGAAGATGCCTACGGCGGTGCCTGGGAGCTAGTCAAAGAAGGCTTTATGACCTCATTTGCCGGCTTTTTGGTTACGTGGATCATCTTCTATACGGGTCTGCACTACGATACAATAATGGCGGCCAAGGCATCATAA
- the LOC108595847 gene encoding 39S ribosomal protein L52, mitochondrial, translating into MFKIGKLSISCVNTIAAQRQFTLSAARHIDQKWRAAKGLPENPNAFGPLTNLPDYTYLDGRTTPLGSNQKKRLLKQQEIATKIVELSSELEFAKKRHAQLKAKAQAERDRVMKNKLKPKGPLLLKKQ; encoded by the exons atgtttaaaattggAAAATTATCTATTAGCTGCGTCAATACAATTGCTG CACAGCGCCAGTTTACTCTAAGCGCTGCTCGTCACATTGACCAGAAGTGGCGCGCCGCTAAGGGATTGCCGGAGAATCCCAATGCATTTGGGCCGCTGACAAATCTGCCTGATTACACATATTTGGATGGCAGAACAACACCACTGGGT TCCAATCAGAAGAAACGCTTGCTGAAGCAGCAAGAAATAGCTACCAAAATTGTGGAGCTCAGCAGCGAACTGGAGTTTGCGAAAAAGCGTCATGCACAACTCAAGGCAAAGGCACAGGCCGAAAGGGATCGTGTCATGAAGAACAAGTTGAAGCCAAAGGGACCACTGCTCTTGAAGAAGCAGTGA
- the LOC108595828 gene encoding protein transport protein SEC9, which produces MDIMQFYTCLGLWLSIITSKLLFCSAKPTYYDLDSSDNSYERGSSSSSYDGSGAGSYAITYGKPLTSNNLDKLDTGYYYVDSGYIAPVPSRGASSSSSSSQQRSLNPYDSYGVDPILRYRRTRTKRKKLFVPNFFG; this is translated from the exons ATGGATATTATG CAATTTTATACCTGTTTAGGCCTTTGGCTAAGCATCATCACCAGCAAGCTACTGTTTTGCAGTGCCAAGCCCACATATTACGATTTGGATAGTTCTGATAACAGTTATGAGCgtggcagcagtagcagcagctacgaTGGTAGCGGTGCCGGCTCCTATGCCATAACCTATGGCAAGCCGTTGACTTCAAATAATTTGGATAAATTAGACACCGGATACTATTACGTGGATAGTGGTTACATAGCGCCTGTGCCCAGCAGAGGTGCCTCATCATCCTCTTCCTCCTCACAGCAGCGCAGCCTTAATCCTTATGATAGTTATGGAGTTGACCCTATTTTGCGCTATAGAAGAACTCGTACGAAGCGCAAGAAGCTCTTTGTGCCCAACTTCTTTGGCTAA